Within Sorghum bicolor cultivar BTx623 chromosome 2, Sorghum_bicolor_NCBIv3, whole genome shotgun sequence, the genomic segment CAGGTGGAGACCAGAGACGCACACCTTCCACACACCTTGTGGAGAAATGACTATCACATTGCAGGATGTGAAGATGATATTGTGTTTGAGTTTGTCTGGTCATCCGGTGACTGGGGTCGTCGATGAGTCTACTTGGCTAGACTTGGTACAGGAGTTTTGTGGCAGGCGGCCATCAGATGCTGAAGTTAAAGGCACCAAGTAAGTTCATATTTGAGTCccattgaaattactaatacAACCGTTTTAGATACATCCATATTTATACAATATTGGTTTACAGGTAATTGCAGGAAGACCTCAGGAGTCTCGACGTCTTGGATTACGCAGAACTTTGGTGCAGGACCACCGCCTGATGCTCCAGATCATGAGGTGGAGATGTATGCAAAGGTGTGGTTGTGGCACTTCTTGGGGAGTTTCTTGTTCCCTGATTCCTCAGGAGACAGCATCAGCTGGATTTTCCTGAGGATCCTTATGCGGCCGCTGGAGAACATTGCCGGCTACAGTTGGGGTACCGCGGTGCTTGCATGGACATACCGTCAGCTTTGCCAGGCCTGTCATCGCCAGTCTTCGAATGGAAACCTAGGTGGCTGCTCATATCTACTTCAGGTTTGGATTTGGGAGCGTTTTCCAGTTGGAAGGCCCACTAAACCTCCGGGTTTGCCTGTAAGTGCATTTGCTATTTCGATTTGTTCATAACACTTAAGGCATTTGTGACATTATGTTTGTGTTAATTGCAGGTATGGGTGCATGAAGATGTTGGACCCACCGCCCTTTTTCTCTGGACAGATGCTAAGGTAGTCAGGGGCGAAGCAGACAGGAGGTACAGGCAGTACACTGACGAGCTAGACGTGTTGACACACAACTACGTAAGTTCAATTCACTTTTAGTACTAAATGCACTATTAATgcgttttattttgaaatactAAAAATAAGTTTACAAATTTTGCAGGTCACATGGTCACCGTGGTCTCGGTGGGAGCTAGAGGGGTATCTTAGTCCACGCTGCGAGGAGGAGGATAGCGATTGGCTTTACGATGGCCCACTCATCTTCTTCCACGTGGTCGAGATGCACTACCCTTGCAGGGTTTACAGACAGTTCGGGAGGCTGCAGGGGATTCCACCGCTGTATTCCACAAACGATGAGCTGCATAGGTATGATGGCACTTTGTTTGTTTCCATTAACTGGCTCGTTGCTAATGCAATATATTTTTGCAGGATTGATCGTAGGTTTCGGTCCACGCAAAAGGATTGGGCGGTCAGGCACGATGCACATTTTCAGACTTGGTATCACAGGCAGGTTTCCCTCGTCAACTCACTACCACCGCACGACCCGGCCAGATGGATGGAGTACCTACAGTGGCTGCACCGGAGTACGAGGACTCATATCATGGTCCCGTACACCAACACCCCTGCAgatgagggtggtgaggatgaCATCGCTGATGCGTTCGACGAGGCGCAAAGGGTTGACAAACAGGTTCTTAGGGCCCCCTTAAATAGATATGTGGTAAGTACCTTGGACTTTCATGTATTATTTGATGTTTATGGCACAACAGTTGTCCAAATGATCGAGTTAATGTTGTGTGTGATGTTGTAGTCACAACAGTTGTCTAACTACTCCGAGGAAGCTAGTAGGCAACTCTTCCGGAGTAGAGACGACAAGAGCAACCCTCTTCGCAGCTTTGTGAAGGTACTTTCGATAAAATAATTCATTATTACAAAGCAATTACAACTAAATAATACATGTTGTCATTTTAACCTGCAGAAAATCAAAAAGGGCTGCAAGAAGTTAGCGGCTAAGCTGAGCTGTGCAGACACGACATATGAGCCTCCGTTGCACCCCATGTTGTCTAGGAGCCAGACGGCCTCGATGTCCACCAGAGCTACTTCGGCTAGGGCCGCTTCCTCCTCTGTACGTACTCCGCAGTACACAGGGAAGGGTCCAGCGGACgtggacgatgacgacgaggccCTTCAGTACTCCACGACTagtggcgacgacgacgacgacgagttaCAGTGGGAGTTCACCGGTCACGAGGAGATGGGTACCTCACAGCTAGGCGGTGCTCCTATTGGTACACAGGGGGTGGAGTACACACCGGAGGAGTACACACAGGGGGTGGAGTACACACAGGAGGAGTACAGACACGTCGAGCACCAGGTGCCTATACTGTGCTTTTACTTTTCTATATTTCCAtgattcaaaatttaaaattactcATTAGGGTACTTGTTTGCAGGGTACTTCGTCGACACAGGAGATGGACCGTGTCCATAGGCGGCAGCGAGAGAGGCAGCGGCGAGACCGCACGGATGTGGGGTGGACTAGCAACGTGGTGCCTACCAATCCTAGGAGGCGACGGAAGCCACGAAACCGCTACACCCCTGGCGATGATTAGATTAGACATGTTTAGCAGTTGGGACTTGTCATGTAGTACCTGTGACATATTGTTATTTCCAGCACGTTGGTAACTGTGACATATTTCTAGATATTTGATGTACCTTTTTTAAGCATTAGTGAGAATTATTTAAGTTGTTCGTTCTAAAGTATCTTTGGTATTTACGTAAAAATCTCACTCTTGCCAAACCAGCTGCGAACCAGGACAATCGGTTAACAAAAACCGAACAAAGacagtgcagcaaaggttttggcCAATTTCTGGCTACCCAGCCATGGCGGGGTAGCCAGAAATTGGCCAAAACCCCATGTACCTTTCATGGCACTATTCAAAGTGACTTCCTCTATTGCTTTTTAAATATTACACAAAAAAATAGCTAGTAAACATGCAAGAAACAAAACTTTTAAATGTTATATTAGTTAAACATATTAGAAAATCTTTTTAAATTGTTATGTTAGTTAAACATTTTGACAGCTGTGGACTTTGGCGAGGAGCGATCAAATTGAAATACGTCGGAGTACAAATTATTACATGACAAGTTTCAAAGTACAAAAGTCTCATCCCTAAGCCACTCACATACATTACCACATCAATCAAACTGCGTGCACCACTGCGTAAGCAACTCGTCCTCGGACTCCCAATCGTCCACTACAGCCTCCTTACCTGTGCTCGCCTCCGCTGCCTTGGCCTCACTAGCCTGTCTCTCGTAGTAAGCTGCCTCCGCCTCTTCTGCCGCCTGAGAGTATAACTGTCCCTCTTCCTCGGTCATGTCTGTTGGCCACCATGAGTCGTAGACCGATGTCTTCTGATTGTGGTATGCAGCCTCACCCTCCTCTGAGGCACCGACAGGCATCGGTCCTGACGCCTCACCCTCCTCTGCAAGACGAAGTAGGTCGCCTATCCTTCCCATTTCATAGTCATGCTCCTCCTGAGGGTACCCCAATTCCTCGGCAAGACGAATGAGGTCGTCTATCCTTCCGGTGTCGTCGTCTTCCTCCACCTCGACCTCCTCTTCGACCACAATCGGACGACTAGCGGTGCCACCAACTGCACCGTCCCGCCCTAATATCATATTCTCCGCGTACTTAGCACGGCCCACATCTGCTTGCCAGTTTCCGGTGCATCCAATCTCTGTAAGTACAAAATTTAAAGAATTAATAACATATTCATTTCAGAGAAACAAACAGTTTCACTTTCAAAAATTAAATGACTCACTAGCACATAATGAGGCAATAGTATCGTTCAAGCATTGCATCTCAACTCGCTCAGCCTCCTCCGCAGCCTTCCTTGCATGCTCTTCAGCCTTCCTTGCACGGTACTCCTCTATCTCCTTTTCCCTCTCCTCGGACCACTTCTTCCATGCAATACTCGCAGGGTTACGAACACGCAACTCCTGGGCGAATGCAAGCATTTTCTTCTTAtggtccttcacaaaatcagtgACGTAGTTTGCAGGATAACCTCTCGTCTTGCGAACTGCTACTCTTGCCTTATACTCATCTTTGAACTTAAACACATCATCAGATGATTCCCATTTGCATTTCTGAGTGCTCTGTTACAGGAAAtatatgaatacaaagttagcGTACAAAAACAAATATATGAGTATAGTAGTACTAAATGTGCACAGTCCTAGCAAACCTCATCATAGTCGATCATGTGGCCACAGAAGTGGCCAATCCCAAGACCTGAAGGAACTAGGCCGTAGCTAGCTTCAACACCACATTTGCACATCACGGGAGGCGCAATAGACCTCCGCTTCTTCTTCCACTCTGGAACCTCCTCCTGCTTCTCAGGCTCTGGCCAATGGCTCTTTGGACCATAGATCCACTCTGCGAAATGGCACTTTTGAAAACCACGATCCTACAAAAAGAACACATTAGAACACACATAAAGCAACTGAAATTTTAAGATTGACCGTAAAACTTACTTCACGCCGCAGAGGACAAATGAACTCTAGTTCATTCCGTGGATTTATCACGGCTTGTTCTCCGCAATGACACTTTGGAGGATCCTCGAGCCGCCGTGCAGAGGCTACAGCCTTCTCTTCCTCCGTCATAGGAGGAGGGTTAGGGGGGCGGAACCCAACGAGTAAA encodes:
- the LOC110432714 gene encoding uncharacterized protein LOC110432714, producing the protein MARGAACAAQVPAHSECNGQGAAYTKDRGFQKCHFAEWIYGPKSHWPEPEKQEEVPEWKKKRRSIAPPVMCKCGVEASYGLVPSGLGIGHFCGHMIDYDESTQKCKWESSDDVFKFKDEYKARVAVRKTRGYPANYVTDFVKDHKKKMLAFAQELRVRNPASIAWKKWSEEREKEIEEYRARKAEEHARKAAEEAERVEMQCLNDTIASLCAKIGCTGNWQADVGRAKYAENMILGRDGAVGGTASRPIVVEEEVEVEEDDDTGRIDDLIRLAEELGYPQEEHDYEMGRIGDLLRLAEEGEASGPMPVGASEEGEAAYHNQKTSVYDSWWPTDMTEEEGQLYSQAAEEAEAAYYERQASEAKAAEASTGKEAVVDDWESEDELLTQWCTQFD